A genomic window from Candidatus Endomicrobium procryptotermitis includes:
- a CDS encoding transposase, whose product MSYLEFNKKFPNELSVINYFIEIRYKNRIVCPKCGDVYHQQTRPKVCHCNNCKSEFSIFKIPYLKNQIRI is encoded by the coding sequence ATGAGCTATTTAGAATTTAACAAAAAGTTTCCAAATGAATTATCCGTTATTAACTATTTTATCGAAATTAGATATAAAAATAGGATAGTTTGCCCTAAATGCGGAGACGTATATCATCAGCAAACGCGACCAAAAGTTTGCCATTGCAATAACTGCAAAAGCGAGTTTTCTATTTTTAAAATACCATATTTGAAAAATCAAATAAGGATTTAA
- a CDS encoding bifunctional nicotinamide-nucleotide adenylyltransferase/Nudix hydroxylase encodes MLDAIVYIGRFQPLTLSHIKIIKKALESAKKVIVIVGSAKNARNTHDPWTEDERIEMLKSVRQINTNRICFAPLQNSNYEFSWWLSEVQKIVEGNTVQNSKIGIIGYKKDETGYYLDYFPQWEFIEISHLYDRGLSATQIREKLFCGNDLDGTPDEVCLWLNDWIISNRDIYENLKGEFFYIKDYKKMWAASPFAPVFVTADALVLCKKNILLIQRKNNPGKNLYALPGGFLEQRESLADCAVRELKEETQIVVDISTLKNSISLTKVFDDPFRDLRGRFITHAHVFNLNLENLPKIESSDDAGNVLWLPLSELDEFQNKFFSDHYRIINNLLKALNIKK; translated from the coding sequence ATGTTAGATGCTATCGTTTATATAGGTAGATTTCAGCCGCTGACTTTGTCCCATATAAAGATCATAAAAAAGGCGCTGGAATCGGCTAAAAAAGTCATAGTTATAGTTGGCTCGGCAAAAAATGCCAGGAATACACATGACCCATGGACCGAAGATGAACGTATTGAAATGCTGAAATCCGTTAGGCAAATAAATACGAACAGAATTTGTTTTGCCCCGCTGCAAAACAGCAATTATGAATTTTCATGGTGGTTGTCGGAAGTACAAAAAATAGTTGAGGGCAATACTGTACAAAACAGTAAAATAGGCATCATCGGATATAAAAAAGACGAAACGGGTTATTATTTGGATTATTTTCCACAATGGGAATTTATTGAAATATCACATTTATATGATAGAGGATTGTCAGCCACACAAATAAGAGAAAAATTATTTTGTGGAAACGATTTAGATGGCACTCCAGATGAAGTGTGTCTATGGCTGAACGACTGGATAATAAGCAATAGAGATATTTATGAAAATTTAAAAGGAGAATTCTTTTATATTAAAGATTACAAAAAAATGTGGGCGGCATCGCCGTTTGCGCCCGTGTTTGTAACAGCCGACGCTCTTGTGCTTTGTAAAAAAAATATTCTTTTGATACAAAGAAAAAATAACCCCGGTAAAAATTTGTACGCTTTACCAGGCGGTTTTCTCGAACAGCGTGAATCTCTGGCAGATTGTGCTGTAAGAGAATTAAAAGAAGAAACTCAAATTGTCGTTGATATTTCTACGCTCAAAAATTCAATATCTTTGACAAAAGTATTTGATGACCCGTTCAGAGATTTGAGAGGCAGATTTATAACTCATGCGCATGTTTTCAATTTAAATTTAGAAAATTTACCAAAAATTGAAAGTTCAGATGATGCAGGCAATGTGTTATGGCTGCCTTTGTCCGAATTGGACGAGTTTCAAAATAAATTTTTCAGCGACCACTATCGGATAATAAACAATTTATTAAAAGCACTTAATATCAAAAAATAA
- the nadE gene encoding NAD(+) synthase: MKIALAQINVKLGQIEKNYQKIANTLRLAKEKGVYLVAFPEMCLSGYLMSDRWNDDNFCSELMNYNEKIRALSKEFDISIVYGNIYKIDNLLNHDGRTRKYNAAYLIDKGEVAGIHTKHLLPTYRMFDDARYFYSDAYVVNILKPYKLKNGSTVGLEVCEELWYKDYEINPTKILIDKGAELIINISASPFSVNKSTARNNRIKELKQELGTDFVPFYYINCVGMQNNGKSIVIFDGDSRIYDKNGCITQQSLKPYEEGLLLTDFNQERNVVHVVSKDFIKAERVVSAIEQKFLALQEAYKSMDEILNKPQYVFGLSGGIDSSLNAALCRLAIKEDRIHGYNMPSKFNKEITKTTAEKLAQNLRIKYEIISINDILSEYKQALNYDKTITEENLQARIRTLILLAKTSELGNGVLINNTNKIELALGYGTLYGDLAGAWCPLADLTKVEIWEMSRMINKAYGNIIPQELIPNKNLKFDENKIAPSAELKERQIDPMIWGLDDWLIEKVMTYKSSSPEKILRLYISKKEKELFAKYGMDDSKNFIEHIEWFFGKLYTNVFKRIQAPPILVLSKSAFGADYRESQYKYEFTKLYKKLKEEILKNN, translated from the coding sequence ATGAAGATAGCATTGGCACAAATCAATGTTAAATTGGGACAAATAGAAAAAAATTATCAAAAAATAGCGAATACGTTGCGGCTTGCAAAAGAAAAAGGGGTTTATCTTGTAGCATTTCCTGAAATGTGCTTGTCCGGCTATCTTATGAGCGATCGCTGGAACGACGACAATTTTTGCAGCGAGCTGATGAATTATAATGAAAAAATACGGGCTTTATCTAAGGAATTTGACATTTCAATAGTTTACGGAAATATTTATAAAATAGATAATTTGTTAAATCATGACGGAAGGACAAGAAAATATAATGCGGCTTATTTGATTGATAAAGGAGAAGTTGCCGGTATTCATACAAAACATCTGTTGCCTACATACAGAATGTTCGATGATGCCAGATATTTTTACAGCGACGCTTACGTTGTCAATATATTAAAACCGTATAAACTTAAAAATGGTTCAACCGTTGGACTGGAAGTCTGCGAAGAGTTATGGTATAAAGATTACGAAATTAATCCAACAAAAATACTTATAGATAAAGGCGCGGAACTGATTATAAACATTTCTGCTTCGCCTTTCTCGGTAAACAAGTCAACCGCTAGAAATAATAGGATAAAAGAGCTAAAACAAGAACTTGGAACAGATTTTGTTCCATTCTATTATATCAATTGCGTCGGGATGCAAAATAATGGCAAATCTATAGTTATTTTTGACGGCGATTCAAGAATTTATGATAAAAATGGCTGCATTACGCAACAAAGTTTAAAACCTTACGAAGAAGGACTGCTGCTGACCGATTTTAACCAAGAAAGAAACGTCGTTCATGTTGTATCTAAAGATTTTATTAAAGCTGAACGCGTTGTGTCCGCAATAGAACAGAAATTTTTAGCTTTGCAGGAAGCTTACAAATCTATGGACGAAATATTAAACAAACCTCAATATGTGTTCGGTTTGTCCGGCGGAATAGATTCATCGTTGAATGCCGCGCTGTGCAGGCTGGCAATAAAAGAGGACAGAATTCACGGTTATAATATGCCTTCGAAATTCAATAAAGAAATTACAAAAACCACCGCAGAAAAACTGGCTCAAAATCTCAGAATTAAGTATGAAATAATTTCCATAAATGACATTTTATCCGAATATAAACAAGCTCTTAATTACGATAAAACTATTACAGAAGAGAATCTTCAGGCGCGCATAAGAACGCTGATACTGCTTGCAAAAACTTCAGAACTCGGGAATGGCGTTTTGATAAATAATACAAATAAAATCGAGCTGGCTTTGGGCTATGGAACGCTTTACGGTGACTTGGCAGGCGCATGGTGTCCTTTGGCGGATTTAACAAAAGTTGAAATATGGGAAATGTCGCGCATGATTAATAAGGCTTACGGAAATATCATACCACAGGAATTAATTCCAAACAAAAATCTGAAATTCGATGAAAATAAGATAGCTCCGTCGGCTGAACTCAAGGAAAGGCAAATTGATCCTATGATATGGGGGCTTGACGATTGGCTGATAGAAAAAGTCATGACTTATAAAAGTTCTTCTCCAGAAAAAATACTGCGGCTCTATATCAGTAAGAAAGAAAAAGAACTATTTGCCAAATACGGAATGGATGATTCAAAAAATTTTATCGAACATATAGAATGGTTTTTTGGAAAACTATACACGAACGTTTTTAAGCGCATTCAAGCGCCACCCATTTTGGTTTTATCAAAATCCGCATTCGGAGCGGATTACAGAGAAAGTCAATATAAATATGAATTCACAAAACTTTATAAAAAACTCAAAGAAGAAATCTTAAAGAATAATTGA
- a CDS encoding UvrD-helicase domain-containing protein: MFFYADLHIHSKYSRATSKSCNLEEIAAWAQKKGLSLISTGDFTHPAWFNEIKEKLVPVGGGVFKLRDDIERQVLKNNQSVRFLLSVEISTIYKKDEKTRKVHHVVFVPDFKTVENVRQKLSAVGNIVSDGRPILGLDSRNLLEIVLESGEGSYIVPAHIWTPWFSVLGSRSGFDSIKDCYGDLADYIFAVETGLSSDPKMNWRVSFLDKYRLVSNSDAHSPSKLAREATVFDTDPNYFAVSKALQTGKGYVGTVEFFPEEGKYHEDGHRKCNICLSPEETVKLKNICPVCGKPLTIGVMHRVNELSDRKGKDLIIPKTAGKAFSLVPLEEILSEIMQAGVSSKLVSNAYENLIKKLGAELPILRDIPIVEISKHHSSLLGEAISRLREGKVIKQAGFDGEYGIIKLFEQEELESANLMFDMAIPVKPIKKEEKTFRTHKQDIPKQNYQNQNHNIHAIPKNIILLDLDEYQLSVVKNSRKQLLIIAGPGSGKTTVLTKRIAFAISENNISPKNCLAITFTRRAANEMLERFSLMLPENCSNINIHTFHSLCFSILKENAAEAGLSADFKAASKEEINLSKSDNVLSFDDLIILTLKLLADNLDIAKSYQNRFKYISVDEYQDIDENQYKLIRLLANQDANLCAIGDPNQAIYGFRGGDSKYFNNFTQDYPNADIINLKNNYRSTGTIVNASNQIVNSYDITAKYDKPHEKITIHTAPTEKSEAEFVVSSIESLIGGHSFFSIDTDRSAGEESNFSFSDFAVLYRSSSQLEPLLEAFKRSGMPYVKLSDDLLCNKKEVIKLLSLLTDVEPVIEQLNRLNKEFLEQIDENILHYFVKLAQTHRIKKEFIHEVSMLSEIDTLDKRADRISLLTLHSSKGLEFKCVFIVGLEQGIIPFYRAKKEYEIEEEKRLLYVGMTRAEKRLFLTRCVKRKWFGTYKKLLPSPFLEKIESDLLKFSRLEKVLHAKKQSCQLDLF; this comes from the coding sequence ATGTTTTTCTATGCAGATTTGCATATACATTCAAAATATTCACGAGCAACAAGCAAAAGTTGTAATTTGGAAGAGATTGCCGCATGGGCTCAAAAGAAAGGGCTAAGCCTCATATCAACGGGTGATTTCACGCATCCCGCATGGTTTAACGAAATAAAAGAAAAGCTTGTTCCCGTTGGCGGCGGCGTTTTCAAACTGAGAGACGACATAGAACGACAAGTTCTAAAAAATAATCAAAGCGTGAGATTTTTGTTATCTGTTGAAATCTCAACCATATATAAAAAAGATGAAAAAACAAGAAAAGTCCATCATGTAGTATTTGTTCCCGATTTTAAAACCGTAGAAAATGTAAGACAAAAACTTTCCGCAGTGGGAAATATAGTTTCAGACGGACGACCAATACTTGGGCTTGATTCTAGAAATCTCCTTGAAATAGTTCTTGAGTCCGGAGAAGGTTCGTATATAGTTCCAGCGCATATATGGACTCCGTGGTTTTCTGTATTAGGCTCGCGGTCAGGTTTTGATTCCATAAAAGATTGTTATGGAGACCTTGCAGATTATATATTCGCCGTAGAAACAGGATTGTCATCTGACCCGAAAATGAATTGGCGGGTTTCATTTCTCGATAAATACAGACTGGTATCCAATTCCGACGCTCATTCTCCTTCAAAACTTGCACGCGAAGCCACGGTTTTTGATACTGATCCCAACTATTTCGCTGTAAGTAAAGCACTGCAAACCGGCAAAGGTTATGTCGGTACCGTAGAATTCTTTCCTGAAGAAGGAAAATACCATGAAGACGGGCATAGAAAATGTAATATTTGCCTGAGTCCTGAAGAAACGGTAAAACTTAAAAACATCTGTCCCGTATGCGGCAAACCTCTGACCATAGGAGTTATGCATAGAGTTAATGAATTATCCGACCGCAAGGGTAAAGATTTGATAATTCCAAAAACCGCGGGAAAGGCGTTTAGCCTTGTGCCTTTAGAGGAAATTCTTTCAGAAATTATGCAAGCCGGGGTATCCAGCAAGTTGGTAAGTAATGCGTATGAAAACTTAATAAAAAAATTAGGCGCGGAATTGCCTATACTAAGAGATATTCCTATAGTGGAAATATCAAAACATCATTCTTCACTTCTCGGGGAAGCTATATCTAGGCTAAGAGAGGGCAAAGTTATAAAACAAGCAGGCTTTGACGGCGAATACGGAATAATAAAGTTATTTGAGCAGGAAGAACTGGAAAGCGCTAATCTGATGTTTGATATGGCAATTCCTGTAAAGCCGATTAAAAAAGAGGAAAAAACTTTCCGTACGCATAAACAAGATATACCAAAACAGAATTATCAAAATCAAAATCATAATATCCATGCCATACCAAAAAATATAATTCTTTTGGATCTTGACGAGTATCAGCTATCCGTAGTAAAAAATTCCAGAAAACAGCTTTTAATAATTGCAGGTCCTGGCTCTGGAAAAACTACTGTATTGACAAAACGCATAGCTTTTGCAATTTCAGAAAACAATATTTCTCCTAAAAACTGTCTTGCCATAACTTTTACACGCAGAGCAGCAAATGAAATGCTTGAAAGATTTAGTTTAATGCTTCCCGAAAATTGCTCAAATATCAATATTCATACTTTTCATTCTTTGTGTTTTTCAATTTTAAAGGAAAATGCCGCAGAAGCAGGATTAAGCGCTGATTTCAAAGCGGCAAGTAAAGAAGAAATAAATTTGTCCAAATCAGATAATGTGCTTAGCTTTGACGATTTGATAATTTTGACGTTAAAACTTCTGGCTGATAATTTAGATATCGCTAAATCATACCAGAACCGTTTCAAGTATATTTCGGTGGACGAATATCAGGATATTGATGAAAATCAGTATAAGTTAATCAGATTATTAGCTAATCAGGACGCAAACTTATGCGCAATAGGCGATCCCAATCAGGCAATCTACGGCTTCAGAGGAGGTGATTCAAAGTATTTCAACAACTTTACACAAGATTATCCTAACGCAGATATAATTAACTTAAAAAATAACTATCGCTCTACCGGGACTATCGTCAACGCTTCAAATCAAATAGTTAATTCATATGACATAACTGCAAAATACGATAAACCTCATGAAAAAATTACCATACACACAGCACCTACGGAAAAATCTGAAGCCGAATTTGTTGTAAGCTCTATAGAAAGTCTAATCGGCGGGCATAGTTTCTTTTCAATTGATACAGACAGATCTGCGGGAGAAGAAAGTAATTTTTCGTTCTCGGATTTTGCCGTATTATACCGCAGTTCTTCGCAGTTAGAACCTCTGCTTGAAGCGTTTAAAAGATCGGGCATGCCTTATGTAAAATTATCCGACGATTTGCTGTGTAATAAAAAAGAGGTTATAAAACTGTTAAGCCTGCTGACAGATGTTGAACCTGTTATCGAACAGCTTAACAGGCTTAATAAAGAATTCTTAGAGCAAATAGATGAAAATATTTTGCACTACTTTGTAAAACTTGCGCAAACTCATAGAATAAAAAAAGAATTTATCCATGAAGTGTCTATGCTGTCGGAAATAGATACTCTTGATAAAAGAGCAGACAGAATTTCATTATTGACATTGCATTCTTCAAAAGGACTAGAATTCAAATGCGTTTTTATAGTCGGCCTTGAACAAGGCATTATTCCTTTTTACCGCGCTAAAAAAGAATACGAAATAGAAGAAGAAAAGCGTTTATTATATGTAGGTATGACAAGAGCTGAGAAAAGATTATTCTTGACGCGCTGCGTCAAAAGAAAATGGTTTGGAACCTATAAAAAATTACTTCCGTCGCCATTCTTAGAAAAAATAGAAAGCGATCTGTTAAAATTCAGCAGACTGGAAAAAGTCCTTCACGCAAAAAAACAATCCTGTCAGCTTGATTTATTTTAA
- a CDS encoding DUF3781 domain-containing protein: MANDLQKNIDKIHTTEMGRERIKQNLVLKADINAVDWCKQKITQSNDIVRTGKNWYVSTIDCVITVNVYSYTIITAHKRK; this comes from the coding sequence ATGGCAAATGACCTGCAAAAAAATATTGATAAAATTCATACGACGGAAATGGGCAGAGAACGAATAAAACAAAACCTTGTCTTGAAAGCGGATATCAATGCCGTTGATTGGTGCAAACAAAAAATCACTCAATCAAACGATATAGTCAGAACAGGTAAAAATTGGTATGTGAGTACAATTGACTGCGTAATAACAGTTAATGTTTATAGTTATACGATAATTACGGCTCATAAGAGAAAATAA
- the glmU gene encoding bifunctional UDP-N-acetylglucosamine diphosphorylase/glucosamine-1-phosphate N-acetyltransferase GlmU, with protein MRDFAAVILAAGAGTRMKSSLPKVMHKLSGKPLINWVIDAVEALKPDKIVVIFGHKSEIVQENFKNKKVTIAYQEQQLGSAHALMQAQKALRYYKGDLLVICGDVPLVKVSELSSLIKYNKKNKSSVTVLAARVDNPCGYGRIVKNGDALEKIVEEKDADECEKLINEVNSGIYCFDNNVWKALSKVKPDNAKKEYYLTDTVEILKKLGKKTMFITAKNASELRGINNRRELQEAENALQRVKIDELFKKGITIIDVNNIYVSYDAEIGQDTVIYPGVFIDVGVKIGKNCIIQGSSYIKNSSIADNVSILSSYINGSKIGNGSKIGPFSHIRSESILKDGVKIGNFSETKKAVISKNSKVNHLSYIGDAEVGENVNIGAGTITCNYDGKNKHRTVIGSGSFVGSNVNFVAPVKIGKDALIAAGSTITNDIPSGRLAIARARQELKYRKK; from the coding sequence ATGAGAGATTTTGCCGCCGTAATTCTTGCCGCCGGCGCAGGAACAAGAATGAAATCGTCGCTGCCTAAAGTTATGCATAAGCTTTCGGGCAAACCTTTAATAAATTGGGTTATAGACGCAGTTGAAGCTTTAAAGCCGGATAAAATCGTAGTGATTTTTGGACATAAATCCGAAATAGTGCAGGAAAACTTTAAAAATAAAAAAGTAACGATAGCGTATCAAGAACAACAGCTTGGTTCGGCGCATGCTCTTATGCAGGCTCAAAAAGCGCTTAGATATTATAAAGGCGACCTTTTAGTAATATGCGGCGATGTTCCTCTTGTTAAAGTTTCTGAGTTGTCTTCTCTTATCAAATATAATAAAAAAAATAAATCTTCGGTTACAGTGTTGGCGGCAAGAGTCGATAATCCTTGCGGTTATGGCAGGATTGTTAAAAATGGAGACGCTCTTGAAAAAATAGTAGAAGAAAAAGATGCAGATGAATGCGAAAAACTTATAAATGAAGTTAACAGCGGCATATACTGTTTTGACAATAATGTTTGGAAAGCACTTTCTAAAGTAAAGCCTGACAACGCAAAAAAAGAGTATTATTTGACCGATACTGTTGAAATACTTAAAAAACTCGGCAAAAAAACCATGTTCATCACTGCGAAAAATGCTTCCGAACTTAGAGGCATAAATAACCGGCGTGAATTGCAGGAAGCAGAAAACGCTTTGCAAAGAGTTAAAATTGACGAGCTTTTTAAAAAAGGCATTACAATTATTGACGTAAATAATATATATGTTTCTTATGACGCAGAAATCGGTCAGGATACGGTAATATACCCGGGCGTTTTTATTGACGTCGGAGTAAAAATCGGAAAAAACTGTATTATACAGGGTTCAAGCTATATAAAAAATTCGTCTATTGCTGATAATGTCTCAATTTTGTCTTCATATATTAACGGCTCAAAAATAGGAAATGGCTCGAAAATAGGTCCGTTTTCACATATAAGATCGGAGTCGATTTTAAAAGACGGCGTAAAAATCGGCAATTTCAGTGAAACGAAAAAAGCAGTAATATCAAAAAATTCTAAAGTCAACCATCTTTCTTATATAGGCGACGCCGAAGTGGGCGAAAATGTAAATATAGGAGCCGGCACGATAACCTGCAATTACGACGGCAAAAATAAGCATAGAACTGTTATTGGTTCAGGTTCTTTTGTCGGTTCAAACGTGAATTTTGTTGCTCCAGTAAAAATAGGCAAAGATGCTTTGATTGCGGCAGGGTCGACTATAACAAACGATATTCCTTCGGGAAGACTTGCCATAGCAAGAGCCCGTCAGGAATTGAAATATAGAAAAAAATAA
- a CDS encoding ribose-phosphate pyrophosphokinase, which yields MKLKIISGNANVELSKQIVQKLGVELGEAKVGHFSDGEIQVKIVDNVRGADCYIIQPTCSPVNENLMELLIIADALKRASARRITAVIPYYGYGRQDRKAEPRVPITARLVANLLATSGITRVLTMDLHAGQIQGFFDIPVDHLYGTPVILSYFQEKNFTDAVIVSPDAGGVERARSFAKHFNADLAIVDKRRPRPNEAAIMNIIGEVKGKTCIILDDLVDTAGTLTKVAEAIKSKGAARVFATASHGVLSGNAKQKIQDSFIEELVITDSIPLSQDGPVEKIVVLSIASILAEAIMRISNDESISALFV from the coding sequence ATGAAGCTTAAGATTATTTCAGGAAATGCTAATGTTGAACTTTCCAAACAGATCGTTCAAAAGCTAGGCGTTGAACTGGGTGAGGCCAAAGTAGGACATTTTAGTGATGGCGAAATACAGGTTAAAATAGTGGATAATGTCAGAGGCGCTGACTGTTATATAATCCAGCCTACGTGTTCGCCAGTAAACGAAAATCTGATGGAGCTTCTCATTATTGCCGACGCTTTAAAAAGAGCTTCTGCAAGAAGAATTACAGCGGTTATACCTTATTACGGTTACGGCAGGCAGGACAGAAAAGCCGAACCCAGAGTGCCGATAACAGCAAGACTTGTGGCAAATCTTCTTGCAACGTCGGGAATTACAAGAGTGCTTACGATGGATTTGCATGCAGGACAGATTCAAGGATTTTTTGATATTCCCGTAGATCATCTGTATGGAACACCGGTAATTCTGAGTTATTTTCAGGAAAAAAATTTTACTGATGCTGTTATCGTTTCTCCAGACGCGGGAGGAGTGGAAAGAGCAAGATCTTTCGCAAAACATTTTAACGCCGATTTGGCAATCGTAGATAAAAGAAGGCCTCGACCGAATGAAGCTGCTATTATGAATATTATTGGCGAAGTGAAAGGAAAAACTTGTATAATATTAGATGATTTGGTTGATACCGCAGGCACGCTTACAAAAGTAGCCGAAGCAATAAAATCAAAAGGTGCGGCAAGAGTTTTTGCTACAGCTTCTCATGGAGTTTTGTCTGGAAATGCAAAACAAAAAATTCAGGATTCATTCATAGAAGAGCTTGTAATAACAGATTCTATTCCATTGTCGCAGGATGGCCCTGTAGAAAAAATAGTCGTTCTAAGCATTGCCTCTATTCTTGCCGAAGCGATTATGAGAATTTCAAATGACGAGTCGATAAGCGCTTTATTCGTATAA
- a CDS encoding 50S ribosomal protein L25: MKEVILNAETREIGSKSSLESFRKQGKIPGVLYGKDIKPASIAVDSKAFLSIIEANGANVIINLKMKNGNQPALVKELQRNVLTQSPMHIDFQAISLKEQIEVMVPIHIEGIADGVKNFGGLMEFMTREVKVSCLPTNIPQKISVDVTPLGLGQGVTLADLPKLDGIEYLQEPSTLIVHVVSVSAAEETPAAEVGTEAAQPEVISKGKKDKEGEGASGEKK, encoded by the coding sequence ATGAAGGAAGTGATTTTAAATGCAGAAACAAGAGAAATCGGTTCAAAAAGCAGTTTGGAAAGTTTTAGAAAACAGGGAAAAATTCCTGGAGTTCTTTACGGAAAAGATATAAAACCAGCTTCTATAGCAGTTGACTCAAAAGCTTTTCTATCAATAATAGAAGCCAACGGCGCAAACGTTATCATAAATCTTAAAATGAAAAATGGAAATCAGCCGGCTCTCGTAAAAGAATTGCAGAGAAATGTTTTGACACAGTCACCTATGCATATTGATTTTCAGGCTATTTCTCTTAAAGAACAGATTGAAGTTATGGTTCCTATACATATTGAAGGCATTGCAGACGGAGTTAAAAATTTCGGCGGATTAATGGAATTTATGACTAGAGAAGTTAAAGTTTCGTGTTTGCCGACAAATATCCCACAGAAAATCAGCGTTGACGTTACGCCTTTGGGTTTGGGACAAGGGGTAACGCTTGCGGATTTGCCTAAACTTGACGGAATCGAATATTTACAGGAACCCTCAACATTGATAGTGCATGTTGTTTCAGTGAGCGCGGCTGAAGAAACGCCTGCGGCAGAAGTCGGAACGGAAGCGGCTCAGCCAGAAGTTATTTCAAAAGGAAAGAAAGATAAAGAAGGCGAAGGCGCTTCTGGAGAAAAAAAATAA
- the pth gene encoding aminoacyl-tRNA hydrolase, whose translation MSDIKLFAGLGNPGDKYKNTRHNFGFMALDAIAHAKRLEFKNRENMADISFYDSTNWKIILLKPMTFMNLSGHPISAAAKYYKILPEEIFVFYDDFSIPLGEFRLRLSGASGGHNGINSIISHLHTDKFPRMKLGIGHLPEFVKIPDFVLSKFYEEDKEKIEAVTSKAIELFDEIIQSGLEKAISKISNIK comes from the coding sequence ATGTCCGACATTAAATTGTTTGCCGGGCTCGGCAATCCCGGAGACAAATATAAAAATACCCGTCATAATTTCGGTTTTATGGCTTTAGACGCTATAGCTCATGCAAAACGTCTGGAGTTCAAAAATAGGGAAAATATGGCGGATATTTCTTTTTATGACAGCACCAACTGGAAAATAATTCTTTTAAAACCTATGACTTTTATGAATCTTTCTGGACATCCGATTTCTGCAGCGGCAAAATATTACAAAATACTGCCTGAAGAAATATTTGTTTTTTATGATGATTTTTCCATACCACTGGGAGAGTTCAGGCTCAGGCTCTCAGGTGCTTCCGGAGGGCATAATGGAATAAATTCAATAATAAGCCATCTTCACACCGACAAATTTCCGAGAATGAAGCTTGGCATAGGGCATTTGCCTGAATTTGTCAAAATTCCGGATTTTGTTTTGTCAAAATTTTATGAAGAGGATAAAGAAAAAATAGAAGCCGTAACCTCAAAAGCCATCGAATTGTTTGACGAAATAATACAATCTGGCTTAGAAAAAGCAATTTCAAAAATTTCCAATATAAAATGA
- a CDS encoding methylenetetrahydrofolate reductase C-terminal domain-containing protein: MIITVKKNQDEILKSIENFHTFFIVGCGSCAAKCSTGDEKAVAEMKDFLENNGKEVLGSFILDSACDMRLAKRDLSKDKIFRAAQAVVMLSCGAGSQSVEKVSEKNIIPALESKYVGSTERIGVYHRFCSVCGSCILAETESICPRTRCVKSLVNGPCGGFIDGKCETDQTKDCAWVLIFEKLKKSGKLQKFLNDYIKP, encoded by the coding sequence ATGATTATAACGGTTAAAAAAAATCAAGATGAAATATTAAAAAGCATTGAAAACTTTCATACGTTTTTCATTGTCGGTTGCGGCAGTTGTGCGGCAAAATGTTCTACAGGTGATGAAAAAGCAGTAGCCGAAATGAAAGATTTCTTGGAAAATAACGGCAAAGAGGTTTTGGGAAGTTTTATATTGGACAGCGCATGCGATATGAGACTTGCGAAACGGGATTTGTCAAAAGATAAAATTTTCAGGGCGGCGCAAGCCGTTGTAATGCTTTCATGTGGTGCCGGAAGCCAGTCAGTAGAAAAAGTCAGCGAAAAAAACATAATCCCCGCCTTAGAATCAAAATATGTCGGAAGTACAGAAAGAATAGGTGTTTACCATCGATTTTGCAGCGTATGCGGAAGCTGTATTTTAGCCGAAACAGAAAGCATCTGTCCGCGCACAAGGTGCGTCAAAAGTTTGGTAAACGGTCCGTGCGGAGGCTTCATTGACGGAAAATGTGAAACAGACCAAACAAAAGACTGCGCTTGGGTTCTTATATTTGAAAAACTAAAAAAATCTGGCAAACTCCAAAAATTTTTAAACGATTACATAAAACCATGA